DNA sequence from the Methanolobus psychrophilus R15 genome:
CGTTACCCTGTTAAAGGGCTTTACGTGTGGTATCCTTTTGGTTTCAATATTCGGAGAAATGTTTACGGCATTATTCGTGAGCTTCTTGACAAAGACCACCAGGAAACGCTTTTTCCTCTGCTGATACCAGAGAACGAGTTCATGAAAGAGGCTGAGCATATCAAAGGGTTCGAAGATGAGGTTTACTGGGTCACCCATGGAGGCACAACTCCTCTGGATGTGAAACTCGCACTTCGCCCGACGAGTGAGACAGCTATCTATCCAATGTACAAGATGTGGATTCGCTCCCATGCTGACCTGCCTCTCAAGCTCTATCAGGTAGTGAACACTTTCAGGTATGAGACCAAGCATACACGTCCGCTGATAAGGTTACGTGAGATTACATCATTCAAGGAAGCACACACAGTACATGCCACATGGGAAGATGCTGCAGCCCAGGTCGATGAAGCTATCCGCATCTACACTGAGTTCTATCGCAGGCTTGCTATTCCCGTACTGCCTTCCAAACGGCCTGATTGGGACAAGTTCCCCGGGGCTGACTATACCATAGCTACAGATGCGCTCATGCCGGACGGCAAGACCCTTCAGGTTGGTACTGCGCATCATCTTGGGGCTAACTTTGCAAAGACTTTTGATATCACCTATGAAGATGTGAATGGTGAGCAGGTCTATGCCCATCAGACCTGCTATGGGATCTCCGAGCGTTCTATTGCTGCGCTGATATCCATCCACGGGGACAATAAGGGACTTGTCATTCCTCCCGAGGTCGCTCCGGTACAGGCTGTCATCATTCCGATTATATTCAAGGAATCATCCGATGTCCTTCAGGCATGTGAGAATGTCAGGGGAATACTTGAGAAAGCAGGCATCCGGGTGAAAATGGATGCAAGTGAGAACCGTCCGGGTGCCAAGTATTATAAATGGGAAATGAAAGGTGTTCCTGTGAGGATCGAACTTGGCCCGCGGGACCTCAAGAACAACTCCGCTATGCTCGTGCGCCGTGACACCGGCGAAAAACAGCAGGTTCCTCTCGATAACATTGAGAATGAAGTCCTTTCAGTGTTCAGTGCGGTCCAGGCCGATCTATATGGGAAGGCAAAGAAGGAACTGGAAGGGCGCATATTTGATTGCCGGACTCCTGCAGAAGTAAAGGAGAATATCACAAAGGGTATTGCAAAAGTCTTCTGGTGCGGCAATAAAGAGTGCGGCCTGCGGCTTGAGGATGAGATCGGCGCGGGTATCCTGGGCATCCCTACGGGACAGGCTGCATGCCAGGGTAAATGTATTACCTGCGATGCTGATGCAAATACGCAGGTGTATGTGGCAAGGACATACTGAGATTCAAGGAAATCTGGGAAAATATGATATATACCCTCTAAAATACGTTAGGTGATAATTATGGATGCTCTATCGCCCGAGAATGCCAGGTTGCCTGAAAGGCCGCTGTTTGTCTGTGTGCTTGGAAACACCGAGACCGCTTACATTGAAGGGCTTTCAGCTGCAGGGAAAACTGCAAAGCTGACTGATTACACTCCTGCAGGAGATGCAGAGGTCCTGCATAAGGGTACGATCATCGACATACCGATACTGCCGATGACGCCTCCTTATGATACTCCCACTCCTGCCCTCATAACTAGAGCAGCTCTGACCCTGACAGGTGTGCCTTTAATGATCGTGAACGCCGGTCTGAAGGTATTTCCTTCAAAAGAGGTTCCGCTCGTTGACCTGGGGGGGATGCCGGGCTCTGATATAAGGGGTCCCGTGGCAGTGAAGAATGTAGATGAGGTTTTCAGGAACGCATTTAAACTGGGACAGGAACTTGCCCTCAGGCATGATCTTGTAGTGATAGGGGAGAGCATTCCTGCCGGCACGACCACCGCAAACGCCGTGTTGCAGTCCCTCGGGTATGATGGGGATGTGAGCAGCAGTTCCAGCTCCAATCCTCTTACACTGAAGAGGGAAGTTGTCGCAGCCGCACTGAGTTCATCGGGCATCACACCAGGTTCCCTGCGTGATGAGCCTCTTAAGGCTGTCAGTTGCGTGGGTGATCCCATGATGGTCGCGGTAGCCGGCATCACTGCAGGTCTTGGCAGCACTTCTGTGATACTTGCAGGCGGTACTCAGATGGAATCCATATATGCGGTGATAAAGCACCTTGGATATCCGATGGAAAGTATCAATATAGTTACGACCAGTTATGTTGTCAACGATGGGACTGCTAATTTCAGGGAGATAGCAGGCCAACTGGGTGCCAGTTTCTATGGTGTCGATCCTGAGTTTGGCAAGTCTGTTTCCCAGGGTCTTCGGCAGTATGAACTTGGTTTTGTCAAGGAGGGCGTAGGTGCGGGCGCAGCCATGTATCTTGCACTTATGTATGGCCATTCCAGGGAAGAGATCCGCTTAGAGATAGAGAATCTATGTGCAGATTTGTGTAGGCTTGGGAACCTTGACAGGATCAAATGTCAGGAGATGTGATTTTCCCTGCTTATCGCTTGATCGTACCGCTAAATATATCATCAATAAGATTTATTCAGGGGTACGAGTCAGTTTATGGGGCTGTGGCCTAGCCCGGCATGGCGATGGGCTCCAGCGGATAAATGATGAACAACGGGTCTACTGAGGCTTAACCCGACGGGGTTGGCCGGTGAGGAACCGTTGGAGCACTGATGTTGCTCATACCTTAATGCTGTGTAATGCAGCAGTTCGGAGAGACCCGTCGATCGTGAGTTCAAATCTCACCAGCCCCATTCTCAGTTTTTCTGTTTCATGGCGTACCTTGTGTATTCATGTGCCTAAAATTATATAAGCAGAGAGTAATATTATATATTCAGGATCACATCAATCTTTTCGCGTAAAGTGAACTTAAATGATGTGATTACCACCATATTTATATTGACATGCATATATTAAACAGGGATATGCAGTAATAATCTATGTACAGTGAAAATGGAGCATAAGGTGCATGCAGAATAAGGACAAAGTACTCATAGTTGATGATGAGCAGGCAATTGTTGAACTGATGGGGCTTTACCTGAGGTCTGAGTATGACGTGATAAGCGCATACAACGGCCAGGAAGCTCTTGAGAGGATCAAGGCTGACAAACCCGATATAGTTCTCCTGGACGTAATGATGCCTGACATGAATGGGTACGAGGTCTGCAGACGTCTGAAAACTTCAGTGGAAACGCAATTCCTTCCAGTCATAATGGTCACGGCCCTTTCGGGCAAGGATGATCGTATAAAAGGTATTGAAGTGGGTGCCGATGAATTCCTGGGCAAGCCTGTTAACCGGCTGGAACTGGTCACTCGCGTCAGGTCCCTGTTGCGCATCAAACATCTGCAGGACAAGATCCTTGCTGAGAGGAATGATGCTCTGAACTATCTCGATGCTGCAGGTTTTATTGTAATTGTCATAGATACGGAACTGAGAGTCAATCTCATTAACAGGAAAGGCAATGAGACATTAGGATATGGGGAATTTGAGCTTATAGGGCAGGATTTCGTAAAGGTTGTTGTCAGGGAAGATATGATTGCTGACGTCAGGGCTTCCCTGGAGGCTGCTCTCACCGGAACATCAAAACTGCCGGATTATTGGGAGATCCCGGTAGTGCGCAAGGATGGCAGGCACATCACAGTGCGCTGGTATGATACTCTTCTTAATGGCAGTGACGGTGCGGTAACAGGTTTGATTTGCTCCGGAGAAGACCTTAGTATATTTGATGAGTGACATTCACCGGGATGTGGTCTTTACTGCCAGTCCTAGGATCCAGATTTGACATTGTTTCTATTATCCTCTTTTTTCTTTAACGAAGCAAGCCAGCTTATTT
Encoded proteins:
- a CDS encoding prolyl-tRNA synthetase: MAEQEKDAALPQKESFSEWYNDLLQKGEIMDVRYPVKGLYVWYPFGFNIRRNVYGIIRELLDKDHQETLFPLLIPENEFMKEAEHIKGFEDEVYWVTHGGTTPLDVKLALRPTSETAIYPMYKMWIRSHADLPLKLYQVVNTFRYETKHTRPLIRLREITSFKEAHTVHATWEDAAAQVDEAIRIYTEFYRRLAIPVLPSKRPDWDKFPGADYTIATDALMPDGKTLQVGTAHHLGANFAKTFDITYEDVNGEQVYAHQTCYGISERSIAALISIHGDNKGLVIPPEVAPVQAVIIPIIFKESSDVLQACENVRGILEKAGIRVKMDASENRPGAKYYKWEMKGVPVRIELGPRDLKNNSAMLVRRDTGEKQQVPLDNIENEVLSVFSAVQADLYGKAKKELEGRIFDCRTPAEVKENITKGIAKVFWCGNKECGLRLEDEIGAGILGIPTGQAACQGKCITCDADANTQVYVARTY
- a CDS encoding Nicotinate-nucleotide-dimethylbenzimidazole phosphoribosyltransferase, whose protein sequence is MDALSPENARLPERPLFVCVLGNTETAYIEGLSAAGKTAKLTDYTPAGDAEVLHKGTIIDIPILPMTPPYDTPTPALITRAALTLTGVPLMIVNAGLKVFPSKEVPLVDLGGMPGSDIRGPVAVKNVDEVFRNAFKLGQELALRHDLVVIGESIPAGTTTANAVLQSLGYDGDVSSSSSSNPLTLKREVVAAALSSSGITPGSLRDEPLKAVSCVGDPMMVAVAGITAGLGSTSVILAGGTQMESIYAVIKHLGYPMESINIVTTSYVVNDGTANFREIAGQLGASFYGVDPEFGKSVSQGLRQYELGFVKEGVGAGAAMYLALMYGHSREEIRLEIENLCADLCRLGNLDRIKCQEM
- a CDS encoding multisensor signal transduction histidine kinase; protein product: MQNKDKVLIVDDEQAIVELMGLYLRSEYDVISAYNGQEALERIKADKPDIVLLDVMMPDMNGYEVCRRLKTSVETQFLPVIMVTALSGKDDRIKGIEVGADEFLGKPVNRLELVTRVRSLLRIKHLQDKILAERNDALNYLDAAGFIVIVIDTELRVNLINRKGNETLGYGEFELIGQDFVKVVVREDMIADVRASLEAALTGTSKLPDYWEIPVVRKDGRHITVRWYDTLLNGSDGAVTGLICSGEDLSIFDE